Proteins encoded by one window of Candidatus Binatia bacterium:
- a CDS encoding lipocalin family protein, with translation MKVAGRNTGVCWWLPVVLLCAGLLGAGCTQAPEGIAPVEGFEAERYLGRWFEIARMENRFEEGLVDVTAQYSTREDGGINVLNQGREKATGEMAKAEGRAYFVGPRDVGALKVSFFRPFYGGYNVIALDKEDYQWSMVCGPDRSYLWILSRTPTMAPATWKMLTDKARSLGFDVDALVMGQDVAG, from the coding sequence TTGAAAGTGGCAGGTCGGAATACGGGTGTGTGCTGGTGGTTGCCGGTGGTTTTGTTGTGCGCGGGTCTGCTGGGTGCAGGTTGCACGCAGGCACCCGAGGGAATCGCGCCAGTCGAGGGCTTCGAGGCCGAGCGCTATTTGGGTCGCTGGTTCGAGATCGCCCGGATGGAAAATCGCTTCGAAGAAGGCCTGGTCGATGTCACCGCCCAGTACTCGACCCGCGAGGATGGCGGCATCAATGTACTCAATCAGGGCCGCGAGAAGGCCACGGGCGAGATGGCCAAGGCCGAGGGCCGCGCCTATTTCGTCGGCCCGCGCGACGTGGGCGCCCTGAAGGTCTCGTTCTTTCGCCCGTTCTACGGCGGCTACAACGTTATCGCGCTCGACAAGGAAGACTACCAGTGGTCGATGGTCTGCGGCCCCGACCGCTCGTATCTGTGGATCCTGAGCCGCACGCCGACCATGGCGCCCGCGACGTGGAAGATGCTCACCGACAAGGCCCGGTCACTCGGCTTTGATGTGGACGCGCTGGTGATGGGGCAGGACGTGGCGGGGTAG